TTTCGCGATCGGAAAGCTTCCGAGCGAAGAGAGGAGAAACGTCTTCTATTCGGCACTTTTTCTTTCGTCTTTCTTTCGTTTGGCCCGACACGCGACAGCACGAAAAATGCCGATTATTATTAATTCACGGCGGAGTCGGAGGAAAGCTCGTTAACGCGTTCACCGTAACATGTTCATGGGCCGTAACcagtataaaaaattaatttctttcccTTTTTTCATTTAACCTTTCGATTTGCTATATCGAGTCGTTGCAGGCGTAATTTCTCTTAGCAATTATTCGAACGGTGAACCATCGGTTCCTACGCCAGAAGATTCTACGTTAACGTAACTCGTCGAAGCGATCTTTtagcaaaattacaatttagtaTACGCCACGTACGAACGGAAGGGAAATCGCGCGATATTCGATACTTTCATCGATCCGTTTTCTTTTTCGATTTAATTCGTACATAAAATTACTCGGTCGATCGCGATAAACAGCCACGATTCAACGAATCGAATTGACTAGATTCGCGTTAAAACATACGCATGGTTTGCAATTAATCGCGTGCACGCGCGTATACGCGTTATCGCTTTGACGACGTAAAGTTACGGCGTAACGCGCGCATACACCAACCGTGTAGTACAATAACCGCGCTTGTCGCTTCGTTGATCGTAATCGCTGTTCGTAACGTTACTGAAACTCGCGAAAAACGCGTCGACGGAATTGTTCGCGACAAAATCTTCGAGACGAGAGTTACGCGCGACCCATCGTGGTCGATGACGAAGCTGAACGTTCCTCGCGCAACGCAACAAATGGATAAACGGTTAAATGGACAAAATAACAACGAATATACGCGCTGTATACGCATGGGCgcgaatttttgtaattctaacGAATCACGTTCGAGAAGCTGGTTCTTTCGCATCGATCCGTTGGAGCGGCAACAGATTGCGCGTATTCGCCGGTCAAGCGAAACAAGCGAAATATATTTCAACGATAACGAAAGCGTAACAATAACGTTTTTGCTAGACGACGCAAAATAGCGAAACTTTAACATCGCTTTTTCTCTACCCATTGTCGACGATCAACGCGAACGGAGGTGAACGGTCAGACGAAACGCAGTCGGTTCCCGAGGCCACACACGGCTGCTTCTCGATGCGCGTTAGCGAACGGACGAGCGGAAGAGCGGATACTTTTTCGAACGTGGACGCGTTCTTAGTCGTCTCGAGTAGCACATTGAGGAACGGAATCGATGGCGATGTTTTCGCGTTCGAAAGTACGCTAGTCTTTTATCGTTCACCGTTCACCGTTCACCGTTCGCGCGGCCGTAAATCGTACGCGCGGCCTGAAGCTCATCGACGCGTTACGCGAAAGCCTAATTTCGTGGCATGTGCGGTAGCAGCGTTCCTTCGCTAGCAGTTTTCACGGTTTCGAGCCGCGCACCCGTCGCTACTCGCGGCACGATCGTTACTCGAGCGAGACACGAAAGAAAGAATACGGGAATCGTTCGGAGAGAAGGCGAAAATAAAACGGCGAGACGGAAGGAGAGAGTCAGGAGCGCGGTAGAGTAGGAAAGGTAGAAATGAAAAAGGCGCGCGCAAATCGTGGTAGCGAGTCGCGGCAGAAAGCATTCGAGAAGCGTTTCGTTAAGACGACAATTCCGGCGGATCCTAAACGTGTAAAAATACGTAGAAAAGATAAACGTAGCGCCCGAATCGCGTAGCGCGCGTCGATTAGCTTTACATCGATTATCATACACCATCGTAGGCGAGGTCGACCGACGGTCTGTGATGAGAGGGGAGGTAAGAAGGCGGCGTGGACGTACCCGGTGTGCTGCCACCGACGCTGGTGTAGCCGCCGGGATAATTGGCGCTGGGCGCGTGAATCCCGGCGGGCGGTGTCGGATACGCGTCGAAGGAACTAGAGTACGAACCGTTGTAGGAATAAGGATTGGCCATATGACCGAGAGACGGATGCATTCCTCCCATTCCGCTCATACCGCTCATCCCGTAAGTGCGTTGCATCAGGCTAGACTCCAGTCCACCGAAAAGGTATCCGTTCGTCGAACCCATCGGTACGGGATAATGAGGGCCAGGAATAATGTTCGGGTACGAGTTACCGGGATGCCCGTGTCCGTGGTTCATGCTGGGCGTATAATTGCTAGACGCTAGGTTTTCCACCGTGTACGATTTACtgtgttgttgttgttgttgttgttgttgctgctgctgctgctgctgctgctgttgctgctgctgctgctgatgttgctgctgctgctgttgttgttgttgctgctgctgctgttgttgttgttgctgctgctgctgttgttgctgttgagAATCCGGATGTTGTCGGCCGTTCATGTTATAGAGCGATCCGTAACCGTCGGTCGGAGAATGGTGCAACGAACCGGGATAGATCGGGCCAGCGGGTCCTAGCGGGGGACTGTAATTGGACATGGCCGCGTTAGGCATTCCGGAGAAGCCCGACGACAGGTAAGACTGATGATGCGCTTCCATCTTTTCCGCGAGCGATCCATCGTCGGCCATACCGGGATGAGAGTGGTGAAGTCGTTGAGTGCCACCGTCGGCTATACTCGGTATTTGATCGACTAGAGATTCCAGGTCGCTGAGACTCTTGGACGCGACGTCCTGGCCGGTGTTCCTCTTGATGCCGTATTGCTCGTGCGGATGGTGGTGCGGCGACATCGAGGCGTGGGTCGGTGTATGAGGATGCGTGTGCGGCGGAGTCGGATGGGAATGGTGCGAGTGTTCGTCGGCGGTTTGACTGAGCGGCGTCGGAGTGGTCTGATGAGGATGAGGATTGTGAGGGTCCGGGGTTTGCTCGTGATAGCCCATGTAACTCGCGTAACTCGTATGAGACGGAGTTCCCGGGCTACCGTGGTGGCCATGCTCGCCGTTTCCAGCCGGATTGTACTGACGATGATCGTTGTTCATGTTTTGTTGCGACATGCTCGTAGGAGGCTCGAAGTCCGGATGTTCGACGCTCGGAGAAGTCAACGGCGAGGGTTCCAGATTGTTTTCCGACGAGATCGCTGTATTGATCTCCGAGGACAGGTCGGAATGAGTGAACGAGAGGGAcatggatttcggactttgactGTAGTGTTGCAAGTGGACCGGACTCTGTTTCGCGTTCACGTTGTACGGACTGTCGTTCATGGGCTGTCCATAGTAACCGGAGTCGTTGATCGGTTGAGGATAAGGCGCCATATGCGCGAACGTCTTCGGTGGCGAAAAGCAGTTGGACATCACGTTGCCATACCCGTCTCCCAGATGTCCTAGAGCCTGGTGTTGCTGCtgatgctgctgctgctgttctcGTTCGCGAATCTCGCGTTCTTGTTGTTTCTGTTGTTGGTGAATCTTCTTCGGACGTCCGCGTCGTTTCTTTATCACTTCCCCGTTCGCGTCCAGTTTCTCGGGATCGGGCGGCGGTTGATCTTCCGGATTCTTTATCTTTTTCGGTCTGCCTCTCTTCTTTTTCCcgggtatttgagaattcgcTTCCTGTTTCATGCCCGTTCCGTTCATCTCGCCCATCCTACTCTCCCCCTCGTTCATATCGTCGCAGAACGAAGGTTTCTTATCTTCGATCGCCTCCTGTTCTTTCTTCTTCAGCTTCGAATCCGCGAACACGATGTCGGATTCGTCCAGATGGGATATGGCGCCGTTCAAATAGTCGCGGAACTTTTTCAGCGCCGCGTAATACGGCACTTTGTCCGCCGCTCGCGGTAGTTGCGCGCATCTCGCGCTGCTCGACGGCATCACCCACATGTACTGCAATCGAACCGTTTAAAAATTATCGAATAATTTCTTTCCGTTACGCTAATCATTTTCTCAGCgagaaacgaagaaaaaataaaaagaaatacaatttAGTCTCTTACCGTATTTGTACCTTCGACCAGGTTGGGTTGTCTTCCGAATCCGAACTCTTTCTTTCCGGAGAATACCTCGTATATCAGTTTACCGTTGAACACCGCGATCTTGGGCTTGTATTTTCGCAATTTCTCTAACAGAATGTGACTACCTGTAAAAGTATACGAAATCAGAATAGGAATATATTATGGTCAAGGAATATAATGTATTTTACTTTCTTTTCTGTTTGGCCGTTCGGTAATCGTGGCAGCGCGCCGTTCCGAACGTTtcgtcgttatatcggtcaatTATTAGGGCGCCTCGGTCGTACAGCTTAATTCGTTGGACGTATTAGAGACGCGACGCGACGAGAGGaaacgaaacgcgacgagacgagacgagacgagacgGGACggaacgcgacgcgacgcgtggACCGCGACTCTAGCGAGCAAGAAAATTTCAAGAGCGCTGGTTGGCAACACTGATACCGCGTGCCGTCAGTATTCTCGCGGCGACGATCGCGAAGCGAGCCGGTCAAAGTCGAGTCCGATCCGGATATCGTTGTTGCGATCGTTGCTAACGATTCGAATAGGTGCGCGAACCAACGACTTACCAACGACACTCGTCGTCGATCATcgaagaaaacttgaaaatccccgacgttcgatcgatcgcgaaTCGAGTTGCATCGTTCGTCGCGAGACTCCTAGGCATTGGCAGACGTCCAGAGATAGCAAGTAAGCGAATCAACATTTATCGATAATCGGTTTTTCCTCGAGTACCTTCTCTTTAAACGCGGGCGCGTTTCGCATTAGCGTTTgaatcgtttcgtttcgtttcgtttcgtttcgtttcgttcgttCCTCGATCTTCGAGGTTAAATCCGCTGCGCGAGCGCGGTCTCGTTCGACGTACCGAGCGGTACGATACGCCATAGACGTTCCGAGCGTCGAAGAGACGACAGAAAAATCTCAGTAAACtattacgcgtcgaatcggTAAAACGTTTCGCGTTCAAACTGTTTGTACGATCGAAAAGAATAGT
Above is a window of Megachile rotundata isolate GNS110a chromosome 12, iyMegRotu1, whole genome shotgun sequence DNA encoding:
- the Tdg gene encoding thymine DNA glycosylase isoform X2; translation: MYRLGQWSYPSPVQNGGPNGATMNCNGSQGVMVKQEARDDGYETSPDLEMRSTGGDSSQQYHTPLTPHTPHTPHTPHTPLTPISATAHQPQQPGSTASTLGQVTIKCETPVDPYSFVDEEMSMGGMRTASSPAGNPENMTCPSGAQPGLGTPTSTPPGPLSGPLSGPLSGPQHLQMNLGVMNGNVNPQLAVHQPKKRGRKRKSEMILTPEEAELAEAKKRAKTYKERKKHDRFDGMPEEEVSKRVLPDHLTNNLDIIIIGINPGLFAAYKGHHYAGPGNHFWKCLHLSGLTPEPLTADDDYKLLRFGIGFTNMVARATKGSADLTRKEIKEGSHILLEKLRKYKPKIAVFNGKLIYEVFSGKKEFGFGRQPNLVEGTNTYMWVMPSSSARCAQLPRAADKVPYYAALKKFRDYLNGAISHLDESDIVFADSKLKKKEQEAIEDKKPSFCDDMNEGESRMGEMNGTGMKQEANSQIPGKKKRGRPKKIKNPEDQPPPDPEKLDANGEVIKKRRGRPKKIHQQQKQQEREIREREQQQQHQQQHQALGHLGDGYGNVMSNCFSPPKTFAHMAPYPQPINDSGYYGQPMNDSPYNVNAKQSPVHLQHYSQSPKSMSLSFTHSDLSSEINTAISSENNLEPSPLTSPSVEHPDFEPPTSMSQQNMNNDHRQYNPAGNGEHGHHGSPGTPSHTSYASYMGYHEQTPDPHNPHPHQTTPTPLSQTADEHSHHSHPTPPHTHPHTPTHASMSPHHHPHEQYGIKRNTGQDVASKSLSDLESLVDQIPSIADGGTQRLHHSHPGMADDGSLAEKMEAHHQSYLSSGFSGMPNAAMSNYSPPLGPAGPIYPGSLHHSPTDGYGSLYNMNGRQHPDSQQQQQQQQQQQQQQQQQQQQQQQQQHQQQQQQQQQQQQQQQQQQQQQQHSKSYTVENLASSNYTPSMNHGHGHPGNSYPNIIPGPHYPVPMGSTNGYLFGGLESSLMQRTYGMSGMSGMGGMHPSLGHMANPYSYNGSYSSSFDAYPTPPAGIHAPSANYPGGYTSVGGSTPGTSTPPSYLPSHHRPSVDLAYDGV
- the Tdg gene encoding thymine DNA glycosylase isoform X1, which translates into the protein MQVATLFRESATLLGASSLDPPQTHHHQAMHQQQQQQQQQQQQQQQQQQQQLQQHPADLHLAHHMQHHYKMSYPSPVQNGGPNGATMNCNGSQGVMVKQEARDDGYETSPDLEMRSTGGDSSQQYHTPLTPHTPHTPHTPHTPLTPISATAHQPQQPGSTASTLGQVTIKCETPVDPYSFVDEEMSMGGMRTASSPAGNPENMTCPSGAQPGLGTPTSTPPGPLSGPLSGPLSGPQHLQMNLGVMNGNVNPQLAVHQPKKRGRKRKSEMILTPEEAELAEAKKRAKTYKERKKHDRFDGMPEEEVSKRVLPDHLTNNLDIIIIGINPGLFAAYKGHHYAGPGNHFWKCLHLSGLTPEPLTADDDYKLLRFGIGFTNMVARATKGSADLTRKEIKEGSHILLEKLRKYKPKIAVFNGKLIYEVFSGKKEFGFGRQPNLVEGTNTYMWVMPSSSARCAQLPRAADKVPYYAALKKFRDYLNGAISHLDESDIVFADSKLKKKEQEAIEDKKPSFCDDMNEGESRMGEMNGTGMKQEANSQIPGKKKRGRPKKIKNPEDQPPPDPEKLDANGEVIKKRRGRPKKIHQQQKQQEREIREREQQQQHQQQHQALGHLGDGYGNVMSNCFSPPKTFAHMAPYPQPINDSGYYGQPMNDSPYNVNAKQSPVHLQHYSQSPKSMSLSFTHSDLSSEINTAISSENNLEPSPLTSPSVEHPDFEPPTSMSQQNMNNDHRQYNPAGNGEHGHHGSPGTPSHTSYASYMGYHEQTPDPHNPHPHQTTPTPLSQTADEHSHHSHPTPPHTHPHTPTHASMSPHHHPHEQYGIKRNTGQDVASKSLSDLESLVDQIPSIADGGTQRLHHSHPGMADDGSLAEKMEAHHQSYLSSGFSGMPNAAMSNYSPPLGPAGPIYPGSLHHSPTDGYGSLYNMNGRQHPDSQQQQQQQQQQQQQQQQQQQQQQQQQHQQQQQQQQQQQQQQQQQQQQQQHSKSYTVENLASSNYTPSMNHGHGHPGNSYPNIIPGPHYPVPMGSTNGYLFGGLESSLMQRTYGMSGMSGMGGMHPSLGHMANPYSYNGSYSSSFDAYPTPPAGIHAPSANYPGGYTSVGGSTPGTSTPPSYLPSHHRPSVDLAYDGV
- the Tdg gene encoding thymine DNA glycosylase isoform X3 encodes the protein MSMGGMRTASSPAGNPENMTCPSGAQPGLGTPTSTPPGPLSGPLSGPLSGPQHLQMNLGVMNGNVNPQLAVHQPKKRGRKRKSEMILTPEEAELAEAKKRAKTYKERKKHDRFDGMPEEEVSKRVLPDHLTNNLDIIIIGINPGLFAAYKGHHYAGPGNHFWKCLHLSGLTPEPLTADDDYKLLRFGIGFTNMVARATKGSADLTRKEIKEGSHILLEKLRKYKPKIAVFNGKLIYEVFSGKKEFGFGRQPNLVEGTNTYMWVMPSSSARCAQLPRAADKVPYYAALKKFRDYLNGAISHLDESDIVFADSKLKKKEQEAIEDKKPSFCDDMNEGESRMGEMNGTGMKQEANSQIPGKKKRGRPKKIKNPEDQPPPDPEKLDANGEVIKKRRGRPKKIHQQQKQQEREIREREQQQQHQQQHQALGHLGDGYGNVMSNCFSPPKTFAHMAPYPQPINDSGYYGQPMNDSPYNVNAKQSPVHLQHYSQSPKSMSLSFTHSDLSSEINTAISSENNLEPSPLTSPSVEHPDFEPPTSMSQQNMNNDHRQYNPAGNGEHGHHGSPGTPSHTSYASYMGYHEQTPDPHNPHPHQTTPTPLSQTADEHSHHSHPTPPHTHPHTPTHASMSPHHHPHEQYGIKRNTGQDVASKSLSDLESLVDQIPSIADGGTQRLHHSHPGMADDGSLAEKMEAHHQSYLSSGFSGMPNAAMSNYSPPLGPAGPIYPGSLHHSPTDGYGSLYNMNGRQHPDSQQQQQQQQQQQQQQQQQQQQQQQQQHQQQQQQQQQQQQQQQQQQQQQQHSKSYTVENLASSNYTPSMNHGHGHPGNSYPNIIPGPHYPVPMGSTNGYLFGGLESSLMQRTYGMSGMSGMGGMHPSLGHMANPYSYNGSYSSSFDAYPTPPAGIHAPSANYPGGYTSVGGSTPGTSTPPSYLPSHHRPSVDLAYDGV